The Candidatus Kryptonium sp. nucleotide sequence GATGGAAAATATATTGCCTCTGGAAGTAGAGATAAGACAGTTAAACTTTGGGAAGTAAGCAGTGGAAAAAATATAAGAACATTTATAGGGCATAGTGATTATATTTACTCCGTAGCCTTTTCACCAGATGGAAAATATATTGCCTCTGGAAGCCATGATACGACAATAAAGCTTTGGGAAGTAAGCAGTGGAAAAAATATAAGAACATTTATAGGACATAGTGGCAATGTTTCCTCCATAGCCTTTTCACCAGATGGAAAATATATTGCCTCTG carries:
- a CDS encoding WD40 repeat domain-containing protein, whose product is DGKYIASGSRDKTVKLWEVSSGKNIRTFIGHSDYIYSVAFSPDGKYIASGSHDTTIKLWEVSSGKNIRTFIGHSGNVSSIAFSPDGKYIASGSGDKTIKLWEVSSGKNIRTFIGHSDYISSIAFSPDGKYIASGCQDSTIKIWEISSGKQMRIFIGHSYHVSSVAFSPDGRFIAS